In one window of Candidatus Binatia bacterium DNA:
- a CDS encoding DoxX family protein has product MNLSERTYLWHVVLMRLWIGYYMLYQGIRKYSRDFPHTDWIGTQIGDLNKIEIYPWYKSFLMDVVVPNKELFSHLVMWGEILVGACLILGLLTRWTSVVGLFMLVNYFFGPGMARGGAPMAQQQTFIVAFVMFILSNPGRTLGLDGLVFRREPVKPQRRVSPAGTR; this is encoded by the coding sequence ATGAATCTGTCGGAGCGTACCTATCTATGGCACGTCGTGCTCATGCGCCTCTGGATCGGCTACTACATGCTCTATCAGGGAATACGAAAATATAGTCGGGATTTCCCCCACACCGACTGGATCGGCACACAGATCGGCGATCTCAATAAGATCGAAATTTACCCCTGGTACAAGTCCTTCCTGATGGACGTGGTGGTTCCCAACAAGGAGCTGTTCAGCCATCTCGTGATGTGGGGCGAGATACTCGTCGGCGCTTGCCTCATCTTGGGACTACTCACGCGCTGGACCTCCGTCGTAGGGCTCTTCATGCTGGTGAACTATTTCTTCGGCCCCGGCATGGCCAGAGGAGGCGCGCCGATGGCGCAGCAGCAAACCTTCATCGTCGCGTTCGTGATGTTCATACTCTCCAATCCCGGCAGAACGTTGGGCCTGGACGGCCTGGTGTTTCGAAGAGAACCGGTGAAACCCCAACGCCGCGTTTCACCCGCGGGAACCCGATAA
- the gloB gene encoding hydroxyacylglutathione hydrolase, whose translation MRVVQIPLLRDNYGYLVVCEDTGEAAVIDPSEAEPVLDRIEIEKVTAKAILNTHHHRDHTGGNAGIIERLARRRLEVYGHKNDKDRIPGLTRAIDEDDQIEIGRLKARVLFIPGHTTGHAAYLFGHSLFCGDTLFTAGCGRLFEGTAEQMHASLQKLMRLPDDTLVYCGHEYTEKNLEFALTIEPDNPKLSDRLKRARAMRARGLPTVPSTIAEEKETNPFLRWDSREIQQNLQKQFPNLALNPVSVFAHIRRLKDQF comes from the coding sequence ATGAGAGTCGTTCAGATCCCGCTTCTGCGCGACAACTACGGCTACCTGGTCGTGTGCGAAGACACCGGCGAGGCGGCGGTGATCGACCCCTCGGAGGCCGAGCCGGTTCTGGATCGGATTGAAATAGAAAAGGTTACGGCCAAAGCGATTCTCAACACGCACCACCACAGGGATCATACCGGCGGAAACGCGGGCATCATCGAACGCTTGGCGCGCCGGCGGCTGGAGGTCTACGGCCATAAGAACGATAAGGACAGGATTCCCGGTCTGACTCGAGCCATCGACGAGGACGATCAAATCGAGATCGGCCGGCTCAAAGCGCGCGTGCTTTTTATTCCGGGACACACGACGGGACACGCCGCTTACCTCTTCGGCCATAGTCTTTTTTGCGGCGACACGCTGTTCACCGCCGGATGCGGCCGTCTTTTCGAAGGAACGGCCGAGCAGATGCACGCTTCGCTCCAGAAGCTCATGCGCCTTCCCGACGATACCCTAGTCTACTGCGGCCACGAGTACACCGAAAAAAATCTCGAATTCGCCTTGACGATCGAGCCGGATAATCCGAAATTGTCCGACCGGCTTAAGAGAGCGCGCGCTATGAGAGCGCGGGGGCTTCCGACGGTTCCATCCACGATAGCGGAAGAAAAGGAGACCAACCCCTTTCTCCGCTGGGATAGCCGTGAGATCCAGCAAAATTTGCAAAAGCAGTTCCCCAATCTGGCTTTGAATCCGGTTTCCGTGTTCGCACACATTCGGCGGCTCAAGGACCAATTCTAA
- a CDS encoding FIST N-terminal domain-containing protein: MVRAGVGQSSHPSTERAAEEAAARAMSRAGISAADLVLVFFSVDHLPSWRKLVAALQRVSRTDQIVGSSGVGVLTIDGEIEGKAGLAVMVVASDDTCARAFLHHPLSGRDTEIGAELGRNASAGEESLLVVFPDAYNSQPRALFRGIEESRGFVPLVGAGSSENGSQGKTFQLYGHTIATNALAGFSLAGAFTSRIGITQGCRPVSAPMTITKTEGNLILEIDNRPAFEVFSRIVKGPLLENLGRALAYIFVGLPVDTGKNSVGPGEYLVRNIVGLDPRAGVLAVAEEIFEGERMVFTLRDAESAREDLGQMLGRQVESLGGKSPALGFYFNCCARGSSLYGMDGIDVAYIRQALGEFPLIGLFGSFELGPLGRKNHLLAYTGVLTLITEK; the protein is encoded by the coding sequence ATGGTTCGCGCCGGCGTCGGACAGTCTTCTCATCCGTCAACCGAGCGGGCCGCGGAAGAGGCGGCTGCGCGGGCCATGAGCCGCGCGGGTATTTCCGCAGCCGATCTCGTCCTGGTTTTTTTCTCCGTCGATCATCTTCCCTCCTGGCGGAAGCTCGTCGCCGCGCTCCAGCGCGTCTCCCGAACGGACCAGATCGTCGGCTCGAGCGGAGTGGGCGTATTAACGATCGACGGCGAGATCGAAGGAAAGGCCGGGCTTGCCGTCATGGTTGTGGCTTCGGACGACACGTGCGCCCGCGCGTTTTTGCATCACCCGCTCTCCGGCCGCGACACGGAAATCGGCGCCGAGCTCGGCCGAAACGCATCCGCCGGCGAAGAGTCTCTCCTGGTTGTGTTTCCCGACGCGTACAACTCACAGCCGCGCGCGCTCTTTCGCGGCATTGAAGAGTCCCGGGGCTTTGTCCCTCTCGTCGGCGCCGGCTCGTCCGAGAACGGAAGTCAGGGCAAGACCTTCCAGCTTTACGGGCACACGATCGCCACGAACGCGCTGGCAGGCTTCTCCCTCGCGGGCGCGTTTACGAGCCGGATAGGAATCACCCAAGGCTGCCGGCCGGTGAGCGCGCCGATGACGATCACCAAGACCGAGGGCAATCTCATTCTCGAAATCGACAACCGTCCCGCTTTCGAGGTCTTTTCACGGATCGTCAAAGGGCCGCTGCTGGAAAATCTCGGACGCGCCCTGGCCTATATCTTCGTCGGTCTGCCGGTAGACACGGGCAAAAACAGCGTCGGTCCGGGAGAATACCTCGTCCGGAATATCGTCGGTCTCGATCCGCGCGCCGGAGTCCTCGCCGTCGCCGAGGAGATCTTCGAGGGCGAGCGCATGGTGTTTACCTTACGCGACGCCGAGAGCGCGCGCGAAGACTTGGGCCAGATGCTCGGGCGCCAGGTTGAGAGCCTCGGCGGCAAGTCTCCGGCGTTGGGTTTTTATTTCAATTGCTGCGCGCGCGGCAGCTCGCTGTACGGGATGGACGGCATCGACGTCGCGTATATCCGCCAAGCTCTCGGCGAATTTCCCTTGATCGGTCTCTTCGGCAGCTTCGAGCTCGGCCCGCTCGGACGAAAGAATCATCTGCTCGCCTACACCGGCGTGCTCACGCTGATCACGGAAAAGTAG